One Ranitomeya imitator isolate aRanImi1 chromosome 1, aRanImi1.pri, whole genome shotgun sequence DNA window includes the following coding sequences:
- the DGCR6 gene encoding protein DGCR6 isoform X1, which yields MGSRSTGVQTNSGPVGIARNRSIRNEREQADQEVRFSSGGGQALYNRLPSNTLEFSSSLRVPSNVSDPVSPQEDQGGQGESDPDCPLLAQEGMVLVTQGNVCVRPLGTADQPGASFSGSIQLPQCGIPASDGVEFERELLRRRGFSEALISTLLNSRKEVTTKIYAKTWKKFLAFYQNPFSGKVPIPAILEFLQKGRELGLAVNTLRVQVSALGALYNSDVAGNRWVSRFIRATERSKPVYIPRLPPCDLNLVLDALTEAPFEPMIVSIKNLTLKTAFLVALTSARRVSDLQALSIDPPYLMVFQDRVVLKPDPAYLPKVASKFHRSQEIILPSFCDSPNSADEQKYHMLDVRRTLLEYLHRTEPWRQSRALFVSFQNPRKGASVTKASIARWIRDAIYLAYTAKGQTPPDGIRAHSTRAMASSWAERADVSIDVICS from the exons atgggttctagatcgacgggtgttcagacaaatagtggacctgtggggattgcccgtaatcgatctattcgcaacgagagagaacaggcagaccaggaagttcgcttctcttcgggtggcggacaagccctgtataatagactcccttcaaatacactggaattttcctctagcttacgcgttccctccaatgtgtctgatcctgttagtcctcaggaagatcagggaggacagggcgagagtgatcctgattgcccccttttggcccaggagggcatggttctcgttactcagggcaatgtctgtgtccgacccctgggtactgccgaccagcccggagcttctttctcagggtccattcagttaccccaatgtggaatccctgcatctgacggcgtggaatttgagagggagttattgaggagaagagggttttcagaggctctcatatctacccttttaaatagtcggaaagaagtcaccactaaaatctatgctaaaacttggaaaaagttccttgccttctaccaaaatcccttttctggcaaggttccaattccggctattctggagtttttacagaaaggccgagaattgggcttggcggtaaatacccttagagtccaagtatcagctttgggagcgttatataacagtgatgtggcgggaaatagatgggtttcccgatttatcagggccactgaacgtagtaaaccagtgtatattcctagattaccaccatgtgatctaaatttggttttagacgccttaacagaagccCCCTTTGAGCCAATGATtgtctccattaaaaatttaactttaaaaacagccttcctagtagccctgacctctgctaggagagtgagtgacttacaagctttgtcgatagaccctccttatttaatggtctttcaggatagggtagtattaaaaccagacccagcatacctaccaaaagtagcttccaaatttcatagaagtcaggaaataattttaccatctttctgtgacagtccgaattcagctgacgagcagaaatatcacatgttagatgtcagaagaactctattagagtacctacatagaacagaaccatggaggcagagtagggctctgtttgtttcctttcagaatccaaggaaaggggcgagtgtaactaaagcgtctatcgccagatggataagagatgccatatatcttgcttatactgctaaaggccagacaccaccagatggcatcagggcccactccactcgagccatggcctcatcctgggcggaaagagcggacgtctccatagacgtaatat GCTCTTGA